From one Pseudomonadota bacterium genomic stretch:
- the traN gene encoding conjugal transfer protein TraN, with protein MSAFSLRITSYFLLISIGLGILFPCNAAGGSFEGALNEGTALGTGTMTDFTPGKVTLPDTVPKYDEAIANKGSYTGYYTNPSGMGGVPVSEEAQAVRNAYDQRQKFDLSDDATFGNKCLALGADGKCQQWSLSKDLITNTYPDCEKVVIPERETSETKTCTETANVISIPECVIKNRYVATEVETVDGPCESISIPVHDNQVYATCKDNVELYRINLGQVQNAGGVPWAALRAAMCAVIGGCTYCWGQCPSGFSVSNEGELPPNSVYLGQGIDSISTWGDSGSRIGRGTWAKFYVVTKPSTIERVFLRSDSTCNMDDVQRWLQECEVTDYAKCKSSCAGCTWLMQDSEETGNVYPATCEPTPCRAPTCEDHASALTPGYTICPPGDNSATATINDTLSTPTPQTDTFTTYENWMPITWQTVNGGPGIREGFDVWCSRIKFSCKVDTNNCQTLIDEGCVHYSSQCLDTPCTRYEHTYTCGTDRTTKYTVAYNCSGEIRCIGTDCADASYDANLNLGKALAAGEILNMARVDSMPDGGDLRIFPGKEMECQASPEDCCKPTTIGLAIGDYVSMAASMYSIYRYASLGVEGVAASYASNITAGANYLATTLGYGTATTAGMEAGATCITQTTVTSAFGTTTMTTTMTGAGQAVGTTVIAPSAAISAIGTVVSVVGVLYLAYSIGKMVYDSTFACTEEDFETSLKLGFKLCHFVDVKKEEKLLFFTKATNRYCCFNSILARIIQEQGRPQLQMGWGGGNSPPICRGFSVQELASLDFSQMDLTEYTQYITSKVDLTPEEIENISNSVKTKFE; from the coding sequence TTGTCTGCATTTTCTTTAAGAATTACATCGTATTTTTTATTGATAAGCATCGGTCTCGGTATTTTGTTTCCCTGTAATGCCGCCGGCGGTAGTTTTGAAGGTGCGCTCAATGAAGGGACTGCATTGGGAACGGGAACAATGACTGATTTTACCCCCGGCAAGGTTACGTTGCCGGATACTGTACCAAAATATGACGAAGCGATCGCTAATAAAGGAAGCTATACGGGATACTACACAAATCCGTCAGGCATGGGGGGCGTTCCGGTAAGCGAAGAAGCGCAAGCAGTGAGGAATGCCTATGATCAAAGACAGAAGTTCGACTTGAGCGATGATGCTACTTTTGGAAACAAATGCCTTGCCCTGGGTGCTGATGGAAAATGTCAGCAGTGGTCTCTGTCAAAAGATTTAATAACGAACACATATCCCGACTGCGAGAAGGTGGTGATACCGGAGCGTGAAACATCAGAGACAAAAACATGCACTGAAACGGCAAATGTCATTAGTATCCCGGAATGCGTCATAAAAAACAGGTATGTCGCCACAGAGGTCGAGACTGTCGATGGACCGTGCGAATCGATCAGCATACCCGTTCACGATAATCAGGTATACGCGACCTGTAAGGACAATGTTGAGTTATACCGTATCAACCTGGGACAAGTCCAGAACGCCGGCGGCGTCCCCTGGGCTGCACTACGGGCTGCAATGTGCGCTGTGATAGGCGGATGCACCTACTGTTGGGGGCAATGCCCCTCAGGTTTTTCTGTGAGCAATGAGGGAGAATTGCCGCCAAATTCCGTGTATCTCGGGCAGGGGATAGACAGCATATCGACGTGGGGAGATTCGGGAAGTAGAATAGGGCGCGGTACATGGGCAAAATTCTATGTTGTGACAAAACCATCGACAATAGAAAGAGTCTTTCTCCGCTCGGACAGCACATGCAATATGGATGATGTACAAAGATGGCTGCAAGAATGTGAAGTTACGGATTATGCAAAATGCAAAAGTTCATGCGCCGGCTGCACGTGGCTCATGCAAGACTCGGAGGAAACAGGCAATGTATATCCTGCCACCTGTGAGCCTACCCCCTGCCGGGCTCCTACCTGTGAGGATCATGCAAGCGCATTGACCCCGGGGTATACGATATGCCCTCCTGGTGACAATTCTGCAACTGCAACCATCAACGATACCCTGTCCACGCCGACTCCTCAGACAGATACTTTTACGACTTATGAAAACTGGATGCCGATTACGTGGCAGACGGTAAACGGCGGTCCGGGCATACGGGAAGGTTTTGACGTATGGTGTTCCAGAATAAAATTTTCGTGCAAAGTAGACACAAACAACTGCCAGACTCTTATTGACGAGGGGTGCGTACATTACAGCTCGCAATGTCTGGATACACCATGTACACGCTATGAGCACACATACACGTGCGGCACTGATAGAACAACGAAATATACCGTTGCTTACAACTGTTCGGGAGAGATTCGCTGCATAGGCACAGACTGTGCTGATGCGTCATACGATGCAAACTTAAACCTGGGCAAGGCGTTAGCAGCGGGGGAAATTCTCAATATGGCGAGGGTGGATTCAATGCCGGACGGCGGGGATTTACGGATATTCCCGGGTAAGGAGATGGAATGTCAGGCAAGCCCGGAAGACTGTTGCAAACCTACCACAATTGGCCTCGCAATCGGTGATTATGTGAGCATGGCAGCCAGTATGTACAGCATATACAGGTATGCAAGTCTGGGCGTTGAAGGAGTGGCGGCATCATATGCAAGTAATATTACAGCAGGGGCAAATTACCTTGCGACCACATTAGGATACGGTACGGCGACCACAGCGGGAATGGAAGCAGGGGCTACGTGCATAACCCAAACCACAGTAACATCCGCTTTTGGCACAACGACCATGACAACGACAATGACTGGCGCCGGTCAGGCGGTGGGCACGACAGTTATCGCTCCGTCGGCGGCGATCTCGGCAATTGGAACTGTTGTGTCGGTAGTGGGTGTGCTGTATTTGGCATATTCGATAGGGAAGATGGTCTATGATTCGACGTTTGCATGTACGGAAGAGGATTTCGAAACGTCATTAAAGCTCGGGTTTAAGCTATGTCATTTTGTGGATGTCAAGAAAGAGGAAAAACTTCTGTTCTTCACAAAGGCGACAAATAGATATTGCTGCTTCAACAGTATCCTTGCCAGGATAATACAAGAGCAGGGCAGACCACAGTTACAGATGGGATGGGGGGGAGGCAATTCTCCACCAATTTGCAGGGGATTTTCTGTTCAGGAGCTTGCATCGTTAGATTTCTCCCAAATGGACCTGACGGAATATACGCAGTATATTACAAGTAAAGTTGATCTTACGCCGGAAGAGATTGAAAATATTTCAAATTCAGTGAAAACAAAGTTTGAATAG